Within the Pelagovum pacificum genome, the region CGCCTGACTCCGGACCTGAAACGCCTGGCCCGGATCGCCGGGCCCGCGATGCTGGCCGGTGGCGTCGTGCAGATCAACCTGCTGATCGGCAGGCAGGTCGGCAGCTTCTTCGACGGCGCGATCGCCTGGCTGTCCTATGCCGACCGGCTCTACCAATTGCCGCTCGGCGTGGTCGGGATCGCGGTCGGCGTCGTCCTGCTGCCGGAGCTGTCCCGCCGTCTTGCTGCAGGTGACGAGACCGGGGGCCGCGAGGCCTTCAACCGCGCCTGCGAGTTCTCGCTTGCGATGACCGTGCCTGCCGCCATCGCGCTGATCGCGATCCCCATGCCGCTCGTCTCCGTGCTGTTCGGGCGCGGCGCGTTCGAACAGAGCGACGTCGTTGCCACCGCCATCGCCGTCGCGATCTATGGCGCGGGGCTGCCGGCCTTCGTACTGCAGAAGACGCTTCAGCCGCTCTACTTCGCGCGGGAGGACACGCGCAGCCCGTTCCGCTTCGCCGTCTGGTCGATGGTGGTGAACGCCGCGGTCGCCATCGGGCTGGCACCGTTCATCGGCTTCGCCGCCGCGGCGCTCGGCACCACGCTCGCCGGCTGGTCGATGGTCTGGCAGCTGTGGAGCGGTGTTCGCGGCATGGGCGCCGCGGCGAGTGTCGATGACCGCTTCCGCCGCCGGGGCTGGCGTATCCTTGCCGCCGCGCTCAGCATGGGGGTGGTGCTTTGGGTCGCGGCGCAGTTGCTGTCCGGCGCGCTCGAAACGCCGACGCTGCGCTACATTGCACTCATGGGCCTCGTCGCGCTCGGCATCGTCAGCTACTTCGGTATCGGACACCTGATCGGTGCCTTCCGGCTGTCCGAATTCTCGCGCGCGATGAAGCGGAGCAACGCGACCTAGCGGGTTCGCAGCTTCGCCAGCAACGCCGACCAGCCGCCGGGCAACAGGATCGGGGTGACGCAGAAGCCGACGATGAAGCCCGGCACCTCGGCGATCCAGCGGCTGCTTGCACCGAAAATAGCGGTGTAGACGATCTGCAGCGCCAGCAGGAAACCGATCAGCCGGAACGCCGCAATCTGCCGCTCCCCCCTCCTGCGCAGGTAGATCCAGAGGATGTAGGTGTAAGCCCCGATGAGCCCGTAGGCCGGCGCGTAGCCGCTGAAGAGCCAGGCCCCGTCGGGCGCGACGAGCCCGAAGATGATCGCCGGCAGGATCGTGCAGGCAATGTAGAGGATCGCCATGGCGGAATCCCGCATCACTTCACCCACGAATTTGCCGATCGCCAGCGTGATGACGATCGCGAAAGCCGCATCGGTGAAGGAGGCGTGGATGAAAGCGTAAGTCACGAACCGCTTGAGCACGTCGAACTGGTCGACGCCCGGCGCGAATAGGAACGGCATGAAAGCGGGAGAGAAGCCGTAATCCTCCCACGCCGCGATACGCCAGCCGATGCCTTCACGGCCACCGATCAGGGCCTGGCCGGAGAGCGAGAGCACGACCTCGACCGCGAACATGATGCCCGTGACGATCAGGATCACCGGCGGAATGGTGTTGAACGGCGACTCTTCCTGCACGTGCTGGTCTCCTTGACGCTGTCAGGGCGCATGGGTAAGCGAGGAAGTCCTTGAAAACCAGACCCGCGGGTGTCCCATGTCCGAGACCAAATTCGCTCCCCGTGTCTTCTCCGGCATCAAGCCGTCCGGGGGACTGACGCTTGGCAATTACCTTGGTGCCATCAAGCGTTGGGTTGAGATGCAGGGCGAGAGTTACGAGACGATCTATTGCGTCGTCGACCTGCACGCGATCACGGTCTGGCAGGACCCGAAGGAGCTCGCCCGTGCGACGCGCGAAGTCGCGGCGGGGATGCTGGCCAGCGGCATCGACCCGGAGAAGTCGGTCCTCTTCAACCAGAGCCAGGTCGCGCAGCACGCCGAGCTTGCGTGGATCTTCAATTGCG harbors:
- the murJ gene encoding murein biosynthesis integral membrane protein MurJ; translated protein: MKPIKLITGFLTVGVWTLLSRVLGFVRDIMIASSLGAGPVAEAFLVAFSLPNMFRRFFAEGAFNMAFIPIFSKKLENDEDARTFANDAFTGLATVLIAFSTLAIALMPWLVFAMASGFVGDERFELSVAYGRVAFPYILFISLAALLSGVLNSTGRFVAAAAAPVVLNVMFVGALILAETLGWAPGDTLVWTVPLAGIAQLVLVWVAAARAGFRLRFRMPRLTPDLKRLARIAGPAMLAGGVVQINLLIGRQVGSFFDGAIAWLSYADRLYQLPLGVVGIAVGVVLLPELSRRLAAGDETGGREAFNRACEFSLAMTVPAAIALIAIPMPLVSVLFGRGAFEQSDVVATAIAVAIYGAGLPAFVLQKTLQPLYFAREDTRSPFRFAVWSMVVNAAVAIGLAPFIGFAAAALGTTLAGWSMVWQLWSGVRGMGAAASVDDRFRRRGWRILAAALSMGVVLWVAAQLLSGALETPTLRYIALMGLVALGIVSYFGIGHLIGAFRLSEFSRAMKRSNAT
- a CDS encoding rhomboid family intramembrane serine protease; translated protein: MQEESPFNTIPPVILIVTGIMFAVEVVLSLSGQALIGGREGIGWRIAAWEDYGFSPAFMPFLFAPGVDQFDVLKRFVTYAFIHASFTDAAFAIVITLAIGKFVGEVMRDSAMAILYIACTILPAIIFGLVAPDGAWLFSGYAPAYGLIGAYTYILWIYLRRRGERQIAAFRLIGFLLALQIVYTAIFGASSRWIAEVPGFIVGFCVTPILLPGGWSALLAKLRTR